A single Lactuca sativa cultivar Salinas chromosome 8, Lsat_Salinas_v11, whole genome shotgun sequence DNA region contains:
- the LOC111893831 gene encoding alpha-glucan water dikinase, chloroplastic isoform X3, with amino-acid sequence MSNSVGHSLLRGPVLQHQSQKNSCSCIGGNTLFQAQATSLIRKSSSSALSSILSSDFRGHRLTLRRSGLRNPVFSDVVQAVLATDPASEQLRQKFILEEDIEMQVDVKISSIPMVEIQLTNSRDHLYLHWGGLRNVKEKWVLPNRRPEGTKVYKERALRTPFIKSGSSSSLKVEIDDPSIQALEFLIVDEAKNKWYKNNGQNFHVKLPSRETPVSNVVIPEDLVQIQAFLRWEKKGKQMYSPEQEKMEYEAARAELYEDISRGSSIEDIRARLTKKDDKSSKKDTGTSNDDKQKKITKGEIKTKVQKHQETRSYSTQSIQRKKRDLMQLLNKHIPVSVKSVEEKSSMTPKSFSALELYSKLIEEQSDINILNKKTYRVADDELLVLVTKASSKIRVHLATGFKEPLTLHWALSKKPGEWLAPPENLLPQGSSSLATCADSPFSTISIDGSANKIQSLEIEIEEGDYVGMPFVTFSGNNWIKNNGSDFYIEFVGPKKAIKKDAGDGKGTAKALLDKIAGLESEAQKSFMHRFNIAADLMEEATDTGELGLSGILVWMRFMATRQLIWNKNYNVKPREISRAQDRLTDLLQNVYVNYPQYNELLRMIMSTVGRGGEGDVGQRIRDEILVIQRNNDCAGGMMEEWHQKLHNNTSPDDVVICQALIDYIKNDFDMSVYWNTLNTNGITKERLLSYDRAIHHEPSFRRDQKESLLRDLGSYLRTLKAVHSGADLESAISNCMGYKSEGQGFMVGVNINPVSGLPSGFPELLQFVLNHVEDRNVETLLEGLLEAREELRPLLSKPNDRLKDLLFLDIALDSTVRTAIERSYEELSNAKPEKVMYLITLLLENLILSSDNNEDLIYCLKGWNQALSMLETGDGSWALFAKSVLDRTRLALATKGELYHQILQPSAEYLGARLGLDQWAVSIFTEEMIRAGSAASLSSLVNRLDPILRNVANLGSWQVISPIEAVGYIVVVDELLSVQNKSYESPTILVAKSVRGEEEIPDGTVAVITPDMPDVLSHVSVRARNSKVCFATCFDPNILDDLRAKQGKLLKLKPTSADITYTEVKEGDLNSLKQSSNSEEVGLPSNIKLVKKEFCGKFAVSAEEFTSEMVGAKSSNIAYLKGKVPSWVGIPTSVALPFGSFEKVLSDVKNKGVSEKMKILKKKLEAGDFEVLEEIRKTVLDLVPPPQLVEELKNKMKSSGMPWPGDEGEKRWEQAWTAIKKVWASKWNERAYFSTRKVKLDHDLLCMAVLVQEIINADYAFVIHTTNPSSGDPSEIYAEVVKGLGETLVGAYPGRALSFISKKDKLDSPKVLGYPSKPIGLFIKRSIIFRSDSNGEDLEGYAGAGLYDSVPMDEEEKVVLDYSSDPLMVDGNFQKSILSSIARAGDAIEKLYGSPQDIEGVVRDGKIYVVQTRPQM; translated from the exons ATGAGCAATTCAGTAGGGCATAGTTTGCTTCGAGGGCCAGTTTTACAGCATCAAAGTCAAAAAAATTCTTGTAGTTGCATTGGCGGAAATACTTTGTTTCAAGCTCAAGCTACTTCTCTGATACGGAAGTCATCGTCGTCGGCTTTGTCGTCTATATTATCCAGCGATTTCCGTGGTCATAGACTGACTTTGCGAAGATCAGGATTGCGGAATCCAGTGTTTTCTGACGTTGTTCAAGCTGTTTTAGCCACCGATCCGGCATCCGAG CAACTGAGACAAAAGTTTATCTTGGAAGAAGATATTGAGATGCAG GTTGATGTTAAGATATCCTCTATTCCAATGGTAGAGATTCAGCTCACTAATAGTAGGGACCATTTATATCTACATTGGGGAGGTCTACGGAATGTAAAGGA AAAATGGGTACTCCCCAATCGTCGTCCTGAAGGGACTAAAGTATACAAGGAAAGGGCTCTTAGAACCCCCTTTATAAAA TCTGGTTCCAGTTCATCCCTGAAAGTAGAGATTGATGATCCTTCAATTCAAGCTCTAGAGTTCCTAATAGTAGATGAAGCAAAGAATAAATG GTACAAAAATAATGGTCAAAACTTCCATGTTAAGCTGCCTTCAAGGGAAACTCCAGTTTCAAATGTTGTAATTCCCGAAGACCTTGTACAAATTCAAGCATTTTTGAGATGGGAAAAGAAGGGTAAACAAATGTATTCAccagaacaagaaaag ATGGAATATGAAGCAGCTCGTGCAGAACTATATGAAGACATTTCTAGGGGGAGTTCCATAGAGGACATAAGAGCAAGGCTTACTAAAAAAGATGATAAAAGTTCCAAAAAAGATACTGGAACTTCTAATGATGACAAACAAAAGAAAATTACCAAAGGAGAGATAAAAACTAAGGTTCAAAAGCATCAGGAAACTAGAAGCTACTCAACTCAAAGCATTCAAAGAAAGAAGAGGGACCTCATGCAACTTCTCAACAAACATATTCCAGTTTCTGTAAAGTCTGTAGAGGAAAAATCCTCCATGACACCAAAATCTTTCTCTGCATTGGAACTTTACTCTAAGCTCATAGAGGAACAAAGTGACATAAATATATTGAACAAAAAGACATACAGAGTTGCTGATGATGAGCTTCTG gtACTTGTGACAAAGGCTTCTAGTAAGATAAGAGTTCATTTGGCTACAGGATTCAAGGAGCCACTCACTCTTCACTGGGCTTTGTCAAAAAAACCTGGGGAGTGGCTG gCACCACCTGAAAATTTGTTACCACAAGGGTCTTCTTCTTTAGCTACATGTGCTGACTCACCATTTTCTACTATCTCTATTGATGGTTCAGCTAACAAG ATACAATCATTGGAAATAGAAATTGAAGAGGGTGATTATGTGGGGATGCCTTTTGTTACTTTTTCTGGAAATAACTGGATTAAGAATAATGGTTCAGACTTCTACATTGAATTTGTTGGACCCAAGAAGGCAATAAAG AAGGATGCAGGTGATGGGAAGGGTACTGCTAAGGCCTTGTTAGACAAAATAGCAGGGCTGGAAAGTGAAGCACAGAAGTCTTTCATGCATAG ATTTAATATTGCAGCTGATTTGATGGAAGAAGCCACAGACACTGGTGAGTTGGGTCTTTCAGGAATTTTAGTTTGGATGCGTTTTATGGCTACAAGACAACTAATCTGGAATAAAAACTACAATGTAAAGCCTCG TGAGATAAGCAGAGCTCAGGATAGGCTCACAGATTTGCTTCAAaatgtttatgtgaattatccACAATATAATGAGCTTCTGAGAATGATCATGTCAACTGTTGGACGTGGAGGTGAAGGAGATGTAGGTCAACGTATCCGAGATGAAATCCTTGTGATCCAG AGAAATAATGATTGTGCAGGTGGAATGATGGAAGAATGGCATCAGAAACTTCACAATAACACAAGCCCTGATGATGTTGTGATTTGTCAG gcgttaattgattatattaaaaatgacTTTGACATGAGTGTTTACTGGAACACACTGAATACAAATGGAATAACAAAAGAAAGACTTTTAAGCTATGATCGAGCCATCCACCATGAGCCAAGCTTCAGGAGAGACCAAAAGGAAAGCCTCTTGCGTGATTTGGGAAGCTACTTGAGAACattaaag GCAGTTCATTCAGGTGCAGATCTTGAGTCTGCGATATCAAACTGCATGGGTTATAAATCTGAG GGACAAGGTTTTATGGTAGGGGTGAATATCAACCCTGTTTCAGGTCTGCCATCTGGATTTCCg GAACTGCTTCAATTTGTTTTGAATCATGTGGAAGATAGGAACGTGGAAACCCTTCTTGAG GGACTGCTGGAAGCACGTGAGGAACTTCGGCCATTACTATCTAAACCAAATGATCGTCTCAAGGATCTTCTCTTTTTGGACATTGCCCTCGATTCAACTGTAAGGACAGCCATTGAAAGGAGCTATGAAGAGCTGAGCAACGCTAAGCCAGAG AAAGTTATGTATTTAATCACTCTTCTTCTCGAGAACCTCATACTCTCATCAGACAACAACGAGGACCTGATCTATTGCTTAAAG GGATGGAATCAAGCACTAAGCATGTTGGAGACTGGAGATGGTAGTTGGGCATTATTTGCAAAATCAGTCCTTGATAGAACCCGACTTGCACTTGCCACCAAAGGGGAGTTGTATCATCAAATTTTGCAACCTTCAGCTGAGTACCTTGGGGCCCGCCTTGGATTAGACCAATGGGCG GTAAGCATATTTACTGAAGAAATGATTCGTGCAGGATCAGCTGCTTCTTTATCATCATTGGTTAATCGACTTGACCCCATTCTTCGCAATGTGGCTAATTTGGGGAG TTGGCAGGTAATCAGCCCAATTGAAGCTGTTGGATACATTGTGGTGGTTGATGAGTTACTTTCAGTTCAAAACAAATCTTATGAATCACCAACAATTTTAGTAGCAAAATCTgtaagaggagaagaagaaatcCCTGATGGAACAGTTGCTGTAATAACACCCGATATGCCAGATGTTCTATCCCATGTTTCTGTTCGTGCAAGAAACAGCAAAGTCTGCTTTGCAACATGTTTTGATCCAAATATTCTGGATGATCTTCGTGCAAAACAAGGGAAATTGTTAAAACTAAAACCTACTTCAGCTGATATAACTTACAC TGAGGTGAAAGAGGGAGATTTAAATTCCTTAAAACAATCAAGTAATTCGGAAGAAGTTGGTTTGCCATCAAATATAAAATTGGTCAAAAAGGAGTTTTGTGGTAAATTTGCTGTTTCGGCTGAAGAGTTCACAAGTGAAATG GTTGGAGCTAAATCGAGTAACATTGCATACCTAAAAGGAAAAGTACCATCGTGGGTTGGGATTCCTACTTCCGTGGCTTTACCTTTTGGAAGTTTTGAGAAAGTTCTTTCTGATGTAAAAAATAAG GGTGTGTCTGAAAAGATGAAAATCTTGAAGAAAAAACTAGAAGCAGGAGACTTTGAAGTCCTTGAGGAGATCCGTAAGACAGTTTTGGACCTTGTTCCACCACCCCAGCTG GTAGAAGAgctgaaaaacaaaatgaaaagttctgGCATGCCATGGCCAGGGGATGAAGGTGAGAAAAGATGGGAACAAGCATGGACTGCTATAAAGAAG GTTTGGGCTTCAAAATGGAACGAAAGAGCCTACTTCAGTACAAGAAAAGTGAAACTAGATCATGACCTCCTATGCATGGCTGTATTggttcaagaaataataaatgcTGATTATGCATTTGTTATTCATACCACAAATCCATCTTCTGGAGACCCATCTGAGATATATGCCGAG GTAGTAAAGGGTCTTGGGGAGACTTTGGTAGGAGCTTATCCAGGTCGAGCATTGAGTTTCATTTCCaagaaagataaacttgattctCCTAAG GTTTTGGGTTACCCAAGCAAACCGATTGGGCTTTTCATAAAAAGATCCATCATCTTCCGATCTGATTCCAATGGTGAAGATCTAGAAGGCTATGCTGGTGCAGGACTTTACGATAG TGTGCCTATGGATGAAGAAGAAAAAGTTGTTCTTGATTACTCATCTGATCCATTAATGGTTGATGGAAACTTCCAGAAATCAATCCTCTCGAGCATTGCTCGTGCAGGTGATGCCATAGAGAAGTTATATGGATCCCCACAAGATATTGAAGGTGTGGTACGTGATGGGAAAATTTATGTTGTTCAAACTCGACCTCAAATGTGA
- the LOC111893831 gene encoding alpha-glucan water dikinase, chloroplastic isoform X2, with protein sequence MYTHGTDSCSVTSFCWIVTLNRLKEERNMSNSVGHSLLRGPVLQHQSQKNSCSCIGGNTLFQAQATSLIRKSSSSALSSILSSDFRGHRLTLRRSGLRNPVFSDVVQAVLATDPASEQLRQKFILEEDIEMQVDVKISSIPMVEIQLTNSRDHLYLHWGGLRNVKEKWVLPNRRPEGTKVYKERALRTPFIKSGSSSSLKVEIDDPSIQALEFLIVDEAKNKWYKNNGQNFHVKLPSRETPVSNVVIPEDLVQIQAFLRWEKKGKQMYSPEQEKMEYEAARAELYEDISRGSSIEDIRARLTKKDDKSSKKDTGTSNDDKQKKITKGEIKTKVQKHQETRSYSTQSIQRKKRDLMQLLNKHIPVSVKSVEEKSSMTPKSFSALELYSKLIEEQSDINILNKKTYRVADDELLVLVTKASSKIRVHLATGFKEPLTLHWALSKKPGEWLAPPENLLPQGSSSLATCADSPFSTISIDGSANKIQSLEIEIEEGDYVGMPFVTFSGNNWIKNNGSDFYIEFVGPKKAIKDAGDGKGTAKALLDKIAGLESEAQKSFMHRFNIAADLMEEATDTGELGLSGILVWMRFMATRQLIWNKNYNVKPREISRAQDRLTDLLQNVYVNYPQYNELLRMIMSTVGRGGEGDVGQRIRDEILVIQRNNDCAGGMMEEWHQKLHNNTSPDDVVICQALIDYIKNDFDMSVYWNTLNTNGITKERLLSYDRAIHHEPSFRRDQKESLLRDLGSYLRTLKAVHSGADLESAISNCMGYKSEGQGFMVGVNINPVSGLPSGFPELLQFVLNHVEDRNVETLLEGLLEAREELRPLLSKPNDRLKDLLFLDIALDSTVRTAIERSYEELSNAKPEKVMYLITLLLENLILSSDNNEDLIYCLKGWNQALSMLETGDGSWALFAKSVLDRTRLALATKGELYHQILQPSAEYLGARLGLDQWAVSIFTEEMIRAGSAASLSSLVNRLDPILRNVANLGSWQVISPIEAVGYIVVVDELLSVQNKSYESPTILVAKSVRGEEEIPDGTVAVITPDMPDVLSHVSVRARNSKVCFATCFDPNILDDLRAKQGKLLKLKPTSADITYTEVKEGDLNSLKQSSNSEEVGLPSNIKLVKKEFCGKFAVSAEEFTSEMVGAKSSNIAYLKGKVPSWVGIPTSVALPFGSFEKVLSDVKNKGVSEKMKILKKKLEAGDFEVLEEIRKTVLDLVPPPQLVEELKNKMKSSGMPWPGDEGEKRWEQAWTAIKKVWASKWNERAYFSTRKVKLDHDLLCMAVLVQEIINADYAFVIHTTNPSSGDPSEIYAEVVKGLGETLVGAYPGRALSFISKKDKLDSPKVLGYPSKPIGLFIKRSIIFRSDSNGEDLEGYAGAGLYDSVPMDEEEKVVLDYSSDPLMVDGNFQKSILSSIARAGDAIEKLYGSPQDIEGVVRDGKIYVVQTRPQM encoded by the exons ATGTATACTCATGGTACTGATTCTTGCTCTGTCACGAGTTTTTGTTGGATAGTGACATTGAATCGATTAAAGGAAGAGAGGAATATGAGCAATTCAGTAGGGCATAGTTTGCTTCGAGGGCCAGTTTTACAGCATCAAAGTCAAAAAAATTCTTGTAGTTGCATTGGCGGAAATACTTTGTTTCAAGCTCAAGCTACTTCTCTGATACGGAAGTCATCGTCGTCGGCTTTGTCGTCTATATTATCCAGCGATTTCCGTGGTCATAGACTGACTTTGCGAAGATCAGGATTGCGGAATCCAGTGTTTTCTGACGTTGTTCAAGCTGTTTTAGCCACCGATCCGGCATCCGAG CAACTGAGACAAAAGTTTATCTTGGAAGAAGATATTGAGATGCAG GTTGATGTTAAGATATCCTCTATTCCAATGGTAGAGATTCAGCTCACTAATAGTAGGGACCATTTATATCTACATTGGGGAGGTCTACGGAATGTAAAGGA AAAATGGGTACTCCCCAATCGTCGTCCTGAAGGGACTAAAGTATACAAGGAAAGGGCTCTTAGAACCCCCTTTATAAAA TCTGGTTCCAGTTCATCCCTGAAAGTAGAGATTGATGATCCTTCAATTCAAGCTCTAGAGTTCCTAATAGTAGATGAAGCAAAGAATAAATG GTACAAAAATAATGGTCAAAACTTCCATGTTAAGCTGCCTTCAAGGGAAACTCCAGTTTCAAATGTTGTAATTCCCGAAGACCTTGTACAAATTCAAGCATTTTTGAGATGGGAAAAGAAGGGTAAACAAATGTATTCAccagaacaagaaaag ATGGAATATGAAGCAGCTCGTGCAGAACTATATGAAGACATTTCTAGGGGGAGTTCCATAGAGGACATAAGAGCAAGGCTTACTAAAAAAGATGATAAAAGTTCCAAAAAAGATACTGGAACTTCTAATGATGACAAACAAAAGAAAATTACCAAAGGAGAGATAAAAACTAAGGTTCAAAAGCATCAGGAAACTAGAAGCTACTCAACTCAAAGCATTCAAAGAAAGAAGAGGGACCTCATGCAACTTCTCAACAAACATATTCCAGTTTCTGTAAAGTCTGTAGAGGAAAAATCCTCCATGACACCAAAATCTTTCTCTGCATTGGAACTTTACTCTAAGCTCATAGAGGAACAAAGTGACATAAATATATTGAACAAAAAGACATACAGAGTTGCTGATGATGAGCTTCTG gtACTTGTGACAAAGGCTTCTAGTAAGATAAGAGTTCATTTGGCTACAGGATTCAAGGAGCCACTCACTCTTCACTGGGCTTTGTCAAAAAAACCTGGGGAGTGGCTG gCACCACCTGAAAATTTGTTACCACAAGGGTCTTCTTCTTTAGCTACATGTGCTGACTCACCATTTTCTACTATCTCTATTGATGGTTCAGCTAACAAG ATACAATCATTGGAAATAGAAATTGAAGAGGGTGATTATGTGGGGATGCCTTTTGTTACTTTTTCTGGAAATAACTGGATTAAGAATAATGGTTCAGACTTCTACATTGAATTTGTTGGACCCAAGAAGGCAATAAAG GATGCAGGTGATGGGAAGGGTACTGCTAAGGCCTTGTTAGACAAAATAGCAGGGCTGGAAAGTGAAGCACAGAAGTCTTTCATGCATAG ATTTAATATTGCAGCTGATTTGATGGAAGAAGCCACAGACACTGGTGAGTTGGGTCTTTCAGGAATTTTAGTTTGGATGCGTTTTATGGCTACAAGACAACTAATCTGGAATAAAAACTACAATGTAAAGCCTCG TGAGATAAGCAGAGCTCAGGATAGGCTCACAGATTTGCTTCAAaatgtttatgtgaattatccACAATATAATGAGCTTCTGAGAATGATCATGTCAACTGTTGGACGTGGAGGTGAAGGAGATGTAGGTCAACGTATCCGAGATGAAATCCTTGTGATCCAG AGAAATAATGATTGTGCAGGTGGAATGATGGAAGAATGGCATCAGAAACTTCACAATAACACAAGCCCTGATGATGTTGTGATTTGTCAG gcgttaattgattatattaaaaatgacTTTGACATGAGTGTTTACTGGAACACACTGAATACAAATGGAATAACAAAAGAAAGACTTTTAAGCTATGATCGAGCCATCCACCATGAGCCAAGCTTCAGGAGAGACCAAAAGGAAAGCCTCTTGCGTGATTTGGGAAGCTACTTGAGAACattaaag GCAGTTCATTCAGGTGCAGATCTTGAGTCTGCGATATCAAACTGCATGGGTTATAAATCTGAG GGACAAGGTTTTATGGTAGGGGTGAATATCAACCCTGTTTCAGGTCTGCCATCTGGATTTCCg GAACTGCTTCAATTTGTTTTGAATCATGTGGAAGATAGGAACGTGGAAACCCTTCTTGAG GGACTGCTGGAAGCACGTGAGGAACTTCGGCCATTACTATCTAAACCAAATGATCGTCTCAAGGATCTTCTCTTTTTGGACATTGCCCTCGATTCAACTGTAAGGACAGCCATTGAAAGGAGCTATGAAGAGCTGAGCAACGCTAAGCCAGAG AAAGTTATGTATTTAATCACTCTTCTTCTCGAGAACCTCATACTCTCATCAGACAACAACGAGGACCTGATCTATTGCTTAAAG GGATGGAATCAAGCACTAAGCATGTTGGAGACTGGAGATGGTAGTTGGGCATTATTTGCAAAATCAGTCCTTGATAGAACCCGACTTGCACTTGCCACCAAAGGGGAGTTGTATCATCAAATTTTGCAACCTTCAGCTGAGTACCTTGGGGCCCGCCTTGGATTAGACCAATGGGCG GTAAGCATATTTACTGAAGAAATGATTCGTGCAGGATCAGCTGCTTCTTTATCATCATTGGTTAATCGACTTGACCCCATTCTTCGCAATGTGGCTAATTTGGGGAG TTGGCAGGTAATCAGCCCAATTGAAGCTGTTGGATACATTGTGGTGGTTGATGAGTTACTTTCAGTTCAAAACAAATCTTATGAATCACCAACAATTTTAGTAGCAAAATCTgtaagaggagaagaagaaatcCCTGATGGAACAGTTGCTGTAATAACACCCGATATGCCAGATGTTCTATCCCATGTTTCTGTTCGTGCAAGAAACAGCAAAGTCTGCTTTGCAACATGTTTTGATCCAAATATTCTGGATGATCTTCGTGCAAAACAAGGGAAATTGTTAAAACTAAAACCTACTTCAGCTGATATAACTTACAC TGAGGTGAAAGAGGGAGATTTAAATTCCTTAAAACAATCAAGTAATTCGGAAGAAGTTGGTTTGCCATCAAATATAAAATTGGTCAAAAAGGAGTTTTGTGGTAAATTTGCTGTTTCGGCTGAAGAGTTCACAAGTGAAATG GTTGGAGCTAAATCGAGTAACATTGCATACCTAAAAGGAAAAGTACCATCGTGGGTTGGGATTCCTACTTCCGTGGCTTTACCTTTTGGAAGTTTTGAGAAAGTTCTTTCTGATGTAAAAAATAAG GGTGTGTCTGAAAAGATGAAAATCTTGAAGAAAAAACTAGAAGCAGGAGACTTTGAAGTCCTTGAGGAGATCCGTAAGACAGTTTTGGACCTTGTTCCACCACCCCAGCTG GTAGAAGAgctgaaaaacaaaatgaaaagttctgGCATGCCATGGCCAGGGGATGAAGGTGAGAAAAGATGGGAACAAGCATGGACTGCTATAAAGAAG GTTTGGGCTTCAAAATGGAACGAAAGAGCCTACTTCAGTACAAGAAAAGTGAAACTAGATCATGACCTCCTATGCATGGCTGTATTggttcaagaaataataaatgcTGATTATGCATTTGTTATTCATACCACAAATCCATCTTCTGGAGACCCATCTGAGATATATGCCGAG GTAGTAAAGGGTCTTGGGGAGACTTTGGTAGGAGCTTATCCAGGTCGAGCATTGAGTTTCATTTCCaagaaagataaacttgattctCCTAAG GTTTTGGGTTACCCAAGCAAACCGATTGGGCTTTTCATAAAAAGATCCATCATCTTCCGATCTGATTCCAATGGTGAAGATCTAGAAGGCTATGCTGGTGCAGGACTTTACGATAG TGTGCCTATGGATGAAGAAGAAAAAGTTGTTCTTGATTACTCATCTGATCCATTAATGGTTGATGGAAACTTCCAGAAATCAATCCTCTCGAGCATTGCTCGTGCAGGTGATGCCATAGAGAAGTTATATGGATCCCCACAAGATATTGAAGGTGTGGTACGTGATGGGAAAATTTATGTTGTTCAAACTCGACCTCAAATGTGA